In Candidatus Zixiibacteriota bacterium, a genomic segment contains:
- a CDS encoding NTP transferase domain-containing protein: MKNRFKEIDCFILAGGESNPREDFQPYGELTRLEQGYRNYARLFEKVTLVLKKDQAREWYLNYPHVCDESPELGPVHGVEAALNSAESDVVFIGSADIYDFPAELVAELIRNYDGELFLGYRLRATKASSVQPLFGLYNKKLAARLRQPQTDHPVNLAALLKAEGRLLPLPASIPAEQIGLH; encoded by the coding sequence ATGAAGAATCGTTTCAAGGAAATTGACTGCTTTATCCTGGCCGGAGGCGAAAGCAATCCACGCGAAGATTTCCAGCCGTACGGGGAGCTCACCCGCCTCGAACAAGGGTATCGCAACTACGCCAGGTTGTTCGAGAAAGTCACGCTGGTGCTAAAGAAAGACCAGGCGCGCGAATGGTATTTGAATTACCCGCATGTGTGCGATGAATCCCCCGAGTTGGGCCCGGTGCATGGGGTCGAGGCTGCGCTCAACAGCGCCGAATCGGATGTGGTGTTCATTGGTTCCGCCGATATCTACGACTTCCCGGCCGAACTGGTGGCTGAGTTGATCCGCAACTATGACGGCGAACTATTTCTGGGGTATCGTCTCCGAGCTACCAAAGCCAGCAGCGTGCAGCCATTGTTCGGGCTGTACAACAAGAAGCTGGCCGCACGACTCCGCCAGCCGCAGACCGACCATCCGGTCAATCTTGCCGCACTGTTGAAAGCCGAGGGACGCCTGCTGCCATTACCTGCCTCAATTCCCGCCGAACAGATCGGGCTGCACTGA
- a CDS encoding helix-hairpin-helix domain-containing protein, giving the protein MGRLNDFFDFSPGQIKFLAVLTATAAVMTVYLFVRHYAYRPAQAEPLPVFLADEEKFTGLFVLDPNSAPADSLELLPGIGKTLADRIVERRQVKPFRAEIDITEVPGIGPKLYERIKPYLKVRR; this is encoded by the coding sequence ATGGGACGACTCAACGATTTTTTCGATTTTTCACCCGGACAGATCAAGTTCCTGGCTGTTCTGACAGCTACGGCCGCAGTCATGACCGTGTACCTCTTTGTTCGCCATTACGCCTATCGCCCCGCGCAAGCGGAGCCGCTGCCGGTGTTTCTGGCGGATGAAGAAAAATTCACCGGGCTTTTCGTGCTTGACCCAAATAGTGCACCGGCCGATTCGCTCGAACTTCTCCCCGGAATCGGCAAGACCCTTGCCGACCGCATTGTCGAGCGCCGGCAAGTGAAACCGTTCCGCGCTGAGATCGACATCACCGAAGTCCCTGGGATAGGCCCCAAGCTATACGAGCGGATCAAGCCGTACCTGAAAGTGCGGCGTTAG
- the coaD gene encoding pantetheine-phosphate adenylyltransferase has translation MTKRATVRRAVYPGSFDPVTNGHLSLVQRAAALFDEVVVAVSSKPSKALLFSFEERLALMKGAVAKLPENGRVKVIGFDGLLASLVKRIRATAIIRGLRAVSDFEYEFQMALMNRKLAREAETVFLMPSLSWVYLSSSIVKEVARNGGDVTGLVPPAVKKALDKKLTSGR, from the coding sequence ATGACAAAGCGAGCAACCGTTCGCCGGGCGGTCTATCCTGGCTCCTTCGATCCGGTCACAAACGGCCATCTGTCGCTCGTTCAGCGGGCGGCGGCGCTGTTTGATGAGGTTGTGGTGGCGGTATCTTCCAAGCCCAGCAAGGCGCTGCTGTTTTCGTTCGAGGAACGACTGGCGCTCATGAAGGGAGCAGTGGCTAAACTGCCTGAGAATGGCCGGGTCAAGGTGATCGGGTTCGACGGCCTGCTGGCCAGTCTGGTCAAACGGATCCGGGCGACCGCCATCATTCGCGGCCTGAGAGCAGTCTCCGATTTTGAATACGAATTCCAGATGGCACTGATGAACCGCAAACTGGCGCGCGAGGCGGAGACGGTGTTTCTGATGCCGTCGCTGTCGTGGGTCTACCTGTCATCCTCAATCGTTAAAGAGGTGGCTCGAAACGGCGGGGACGTCACCGGTCTGGTCCCGCCGGCGGTAAAGAAAGCGCTCGATAAGAAGCTGACCTCCGGCCGATAA